Proteins encoded by one window of Camelus bactrianus isolate YW-2024 breed Bactrian camel chromosome 9, ASM4877302v1, whole genome shotgun sequence:
- the LOC105062845 gene encoding galectin-10 yields the protein MSKQQVPYTRATSLSVGSSVTVRGKPAICFSKHPQMQVDFHTGTDENSDIAFHFRVYFGISVKLNSRQNGSWNCEVSSCEVPFVEGQEFELHILVLQNEYQVMVNGKHLYSLNHRLPPQSVKLVQVWRDVSLTSVCIC from the exons GTCCCCTACACACGGGCTACGTCCTTGTCTGTTGGTTCTTCAGTGACAGTCAGAGGGAAACCTGCTATCTGTTTCAG CAAGCACCCACAAATGCAGGTGGATTTCCATACTGGAACTGATGAGAACTCGGACATCGCTTTCCATTTCCGAGTGTACTTTGGCATATCTGTGAAGCTAAACAGCCGTCAGAATGGGAGTTGGAACTGCGAGGTTTCATCCTGCGAAGTGCCCTTTGTGGAGGGCCAAGAATTTGAACTGCACATCTTGGTGCTACAAAATGAGTACCAG GTAATGGTAAATGGCAAGCATCTTTACAGCCTTAACCATCGACTCCCACCACAATCTGTGAAGTTGGTGCAGGTGTGGAGAGATGTCTCCCTGACCTCAGTGTGTATCTGCTAG